Below is a window of Acidimicrobiales bacterium DNA.
ACCTGGAGCGCTTCGGTCCCTACCTCACCGAGCTCCAGGCCACGCCCTGGGGACCGGCGGTCAACCTGGACGATGACCGGAGCGCGGAGATCACGGACTTCTTCGTCGACAACGCCCTGATGTGGTTGCGCGACTACCACTTCGACGGCTTGCGCCTCGACGCTGTCGACGCGCTGGTCGACGGTGCGGCGATGTCGTTCCTCCAGGAGCTCAGCCGCCGGGTCGAGGATCTGGCCGGCGAGGTGGGCCGCTCCCTGGTGCTCGTGGCCGAGAGCGACCGGAACGACCCCCGCCTGGTGCAGCCGCGCCAGGCGGGTGGCGCGGGGCTGGACGGGTGGTGGAGCGACGATTTCCATCACGCGCTTCACGCCGTGCTCACGGGCGAGCGCAATGGCTACTACGCCGACTTCGGCTCGCTCGACGCCGTCGCCAAGGCCATCCGACAGGCCTATGTCAACGATGGCACCTGGTCCGCGTATCGCCGCCGGGTCCACGGCCGGCCGCTGCCACCCGGGCTCTCGGGTCATCGCTTCGTGGCGTACCTGCAGAGCCACGATCAGGTGGGCAACCGACCCGGTGGAGAGCGTACGGGAGCGCTGATGAGCACCCGACGACTGAAGGTGGGCGCCGCCCTCCTGCTGACGGCGCCCTTCGTCCCCATGCTCTTCCAAGGGGAGGAATGGGCGGCGGCGACGCCCTTCCACTACTTCACCGACCACGCTGACCCGAGTCTCGGGCGCGGCGTCGCCGATGGGCGGCTACGGGACCTGTCCCGCCTCGATTGGCCGGTCGAGGCGATGCCCAATCCTCAGGACCGCCTTACCTTCGAGCGCTCCAAGCTCGACTGGGCCGAGCGGCGACGACCCCCGCATCGCCACCTCCTCGACTGGTACCGCCGGCTCATTCGCCTGCGTCGGGACGTTCGCGAGCTGGGCGACGGTCGCGTGGACCGGGTCAGGGTGACCGTCGAGCAGGAAGGCTGCCTGGTGGTGCGGCGGGGCCCGATCACCATCGCCTGCAACCTGGGTGAGGACACGAGCGTCCTCGACGCCGACGGTTCGCTGCTCCTGGGCTCGGAGGAGGACGTCTCCCTTGGCGACGGACGGCTCCACCTCCCGTCGGCGACCGTCGGCATCCTCAGGGCTGCCAGCTAGCCTGGCCGCGAGGACGATATCGGCAGGCTGGAGCTGTTCGATCACCCCGAGTGCGTCGTCCTCGTCGTCAGGGCGGGAAGGTGGTCACGGTCCTGCGGGTCTGAGTGCCGAGGGCGCCGGGGGGGCCGCGGGTACCAGCAGCTCGTCGAGCAGCTGGCCGTACTGGATCAGATGACGGTCGCCCATGAACTGATCGAGGACCCGCCGGCGCGCCTCACGGCCCAGCCGCTGCCGCTCGCTCGGGTCGTGCAGCAGGCTGTCGACGATCGCTCCGAAGGCGGCGAGATCGGTCGGGTCCGGAAGGAGGCGACCGCTCTCGCCGTCGACGATCTGGTCGTTGATGCCGCCCACGGCGCTGGCCACCACCGGCCGGCTCTTCCACATGGCCTCGGCGACCGTCAGCCCGAAGCCCTCGACAAGGCTCTTCTGCACCACGACGGCGGCGTGACGCTGGAGGGCGTTCACCATGGCCGCGTTGGCTTCGACGTCATCCATCGGGAGCTTGACCAGCCGGACGCGCCGTCGCTGGTCCGATGGCAGCTGACGCCAGCCCTCCAGGCACTCGCTGTAGACGGCGAGGGCCTCCGGGTCGTCCGCTACGCCCTTCGCCTCCGGGCCGGCCAGGATCAGGTTGGCCCCGCTGTCGCCGCCGACGTGCTCGACAAAGCCGCACATCACCCCGAACATGTCCTTCAGCCGGTCCCACCGTGAGATCTGCACGACGACGGGCGCGTCGGGGTCGAGTCGTCCACCCTCGGCGACGATGTCGGCGACGTCGGTCACGGTGCCGGGCAGTCCGTCCCGGTGCATGAACTCGGGCGACCCCGCCCCTGCGGTTGCTTGTAGCAGGCCGATGCGCGCCAGGATCGATCGCACGGCGCCGGGCGCCAGTTCCTGGTTCTTGGCGGAAAAGGGGTCGATGGACGGAGGGATCACGTGGACCCGGCCTCCGTTCAGCCACGCCGGTGGATAGGTGGCCCGGGAGAAGATGAAGGCGTCGGCGTCCTCCAGGTAGGGCGCCAGGAAGTTCCACGCGCCGACGACGAACGGGTTGTCCCGGTCGTCCGACCCGACATGACAGCGCCAGATCACGATGGCTCCGGCCCGCTTCATTGGCGTGATCAGCCCCGTCGTCTGCGGGTCGTGGAGGATGACGACGTCGCCAGGGCGCACCCGGGCCGTCAGCTCACCTTCGTTGTCAGCGAGGTTCTGCTCGTAGATCCGGCGCTCCGCAGCACCCAGCTCGCCGCCGTCGCCCGGGACCCCGTGCAACCAGTTGTGGAGCCGCTTGGTAACGGCGAAGAAATCGGGTACGCCGTGGATCACCAGCCACCGGGTGTCGACGCCGCCGCCGCGGGCGTAGGCGAGGAGCACTTCCAGCATCTCGGCGACGCCTCCGCCCTGGGCGGTCGAGTTGACGTTCCACACCGTCCGGCCCTCGAGCACCCGGTTGGTCGCCTCGGCTTGGGCGGCCAGCTGCGTGATCCGCTTCTCGCCGAGCAGAACGGCCGCCGTGTCCAGCTGCACCGCTTCGATGAGGACCTCTTGCATGGTGGACACCTTTACCCCGGGATGGTTTCCGCTCACGGGGCTCGGGCGGAAACCAGTTGATTCTGACGGCGACACGCTTGTGTTCGTGACGTCCTTCCCCTCCACCTCTCTACCCAGTCGCCATGTTGCCTCGTCCAGGGCGCCCGACGGGGGATTTCCCTCGGAGGGCCTACCGTGCCGGCCTCCAGGGCCGGCCTTGGCGCTTGCGCGCCTGCGGCTATCTCGTCAGGCCGGCCTCCCGGGCCGGCTGTCGGTCAGGTATCGACGAACACGACGGCCCGCCAGGTGCCCGTGAGCGGCACAAGGCTCAGGCCGGCCCCGGCTCGCAGGAGCCAGCTGAGGGTGGTGTCGTGGTCCTGCTCGGCGGGGACCATGACCACGAGGCCCCGTCGAGGATGGTCCTGGCGGACGCGCCAGCCTGCCGGTATCTCGACCC
It encodes the following:
- the treZ gene encoding malto-oligosyltrehalose trehalohydrolase; the protein is MTADTVQRFAVWAPEARRVEILVAGRVVALVRGEHGWWSIEVEDAGPGTDYLLSVDGSAGLPDPRSAWQPDGVHGPSRVVDQSGFPWTDQGWRGIELSSSVLYELHVGTFSDAGTFDAAIEHLDHLTDVGVTAVELLPVAEFSGRRGWGYDGVDLYAPHHAYGGPDGLKRLVDACHGRGLGVLLDVVFNHLGPEGNYLERFGPYLTELQATPWGPAVNLDDDRSAEITDFFVDNALMWLRDYHFDGLRLDAVDALVDGAAMSFLQELSRRVEDLAGEVGRSLVLVAESDRNDPRLVQPRQAGGAGLDGWWSDDFHHALHAVLTGERNGYYADFGSLDAVAKAIRQAYVNDGTWSAYRRRVHGRPLPPGLSGHRFVAYLQSHDQVGNRPGGERTGALMSTRRLKVGAALLLTAPFVPMLFQGEEWAAATPFHYFTDHADPSLGRGVADGRLRDLSRLDWPVEAMPNPQDRLTFERSKLDWAERRRPPHRHLLDWYRRLIRLRRDVRELGDGRVDRVRVTVEQEGCLVVRRGPITIACNLGEDTSVLDADGSLLLGSEEDVSLGDGRLHLPSATVGILRAAS
- a CDS encoding glycosyltransferase — translated: MQEVLIEAVQLDTAAVLLGEKRITQLAAQAEATNRVLEGRTVWNVNSTAQGGGVAEMLEVLLAYARGGGVDTRWLVIHGVPDFFAVTKRLHNWLHGVPGDGGELGAAERRIYEQNLADNEGELTARVRPGDVVILHDPQTTGLITPMKRAGAIVIWRCHVGSDDRDNPFVVGAWNFLAPYLEDADAFIFSRATYPPAWLNGGRVHVIPPSIDPFSAKNQELAPGAVRSILARIGLLQATAGAGSPEFMHRDGLPGTVTDVADIVAEGGRLDPDAPVVVQISRWDRLKDMFGVMCGFVEHVGGDSGANLILAGPEAKGVADDPEALAVYSECLEGWRQLPSDQRRRVRLVKLPMDDVEANAAMVNALQRHAAVVVQKSLVEGFGLTVAEAMWKSRPVVASAVGGINDQIVDGESGRLLPDPTDLAAFGAIVDSLLHDPSERQRLGREARRRVLDQFMGDRHLIQYGQLLDELLVPAAPPAPSALRPAGP